TAAGCGGTGATGCTAAAAAAGGGCAAACTGTGTTTAAAACTAGTTGTGCGACTTGCCACAAACACGGCCAGCTGGGAACGGATGTTGGCCCCGAACTCACTCAGATTCACCAGAAATTTGACAGAAACAGCCTGCTGGATGCCATTATGAATCCGAGCGCGGGTATTGCCTTCGGGTATGAGCCCTGGCTGATTACGACTAAAAAAGGTCAAACGTTTTACGGTTTTTTAGTGAGCGATGGCGATCAGTCGGTAGTTATTAAGGGGATTAAAGGCTATAAGCACACCATTCCAACCGACCAGATTTTTTCGCGTCGGCAATACAAAACCAGCCTGATGCCTGACCCAAAAGCCTTGGGACTTAGCGATCAGCAACTGGCTGATTTAGCAGCGTTTTTATTGAAGCAGTAAAACTTCAATCTACTTCACTTCATAGCCTAGCTTTTTCAGTTGTGAAGAAGTGAGGTTGAGGACGTTGACATCCAGCTTGATAGGAGAGAGGGGCGTATCGGTCGAGTCGGTTTTAACGGCTACGATAGCATCCACAACGTCCATCCCCTTAAAGACCTGGCCAAACACTGTGAACTTATCGTCGAGACGGTGTTCGCCTTTTTTGTTTTGCACAATGTAGAACTGACAACCAGCCGAGAGTTTTTCAGGGTTGTTGTCACGTCCGGCCCCAACGGCCCCATAAATATGCCGGATGGCCGGTCTGAACTCAGGTTTCAGCAGGTAGGGTGAATCGGCAAAGCCAGCCGGTGTATCAGGACAACCACCCTGCGCTACAAAATTGTTGATAACACGGTTGAACGTAAGCGTATCCCAGTAGTTCTGATTCGCCAGCTTGATGAAACTTGCTTTATGGTTTGGCGTCTCATCATATAACCAGAAAAGAATCTCGCCCATATTCGTTTTGATCTGACCAACCGGATAGGTTTTCTCCTTAATAGGAGGCCCTGAAAATGAGACGAGATAAGTCAGCAGGAGTAAGAGTGGTGCCATCGAATGGAAAGTTCATGATCGGGTGAAGCTAAAGATACCTATTAAACCATTTCCTGCAAACCTGAATCATAGTACCAGACGTTGTGGAAAAGCAGAATAGCTTTCATCTATCCCAACAACCTACATTCATCAGAAACCATGCACGCGTACCTATCAGTTTTTTATATTCTTATTGCCATGGCCGCCACAGCGCAAAATCGCCTGCCCGACTACACCCGCGACTGGAAACGAGCCGATTCGCTGGCAAGCAAGGGGTTGCCTAAATCGGCTCTGGAGATTGCCAACCGTATTTATAAAGAAGCTAAAGCGCAGAAGAACTACCAGCAGGTAGTGAAAGCATCGATAGCACGAACCGTTTTTCGGAGTTTCTCGGATGAAGATGCTTACAAAGAGATCATACACGCACTTGAGAGCGATATTGCTGATGTTCCTGAACCGGGTAAATCGGTTCTACAATCGGTTCGGGCAGGGATTTACTGGCAGTATTTCCAGCAAAATCGCTATAAATTCTACAATCGGACAACGGTCAATACAGGGAATTCATCGTCAACTTCGTCGGGGGCGAACGATGATTTTACCTCCTGGGATGCCCGGCAACTGGTCGATGTGATCACGAAGGCGTATCTGGCGTCGGTGCAACCCCACGAACTGTTGCAGAAAACCCCCATTACAGCCTACGAAGCCCTGCTGGAAAAAGGGGATGCCGATGCCCGACCGCTTCGCCCTACCTTGTATGACCTCCTGGCACACCGTGCCCTTGAGTTTTTTCAGAACACAGAGCCGGATTTACTAAAACCCGTTTTTCGCTTCGAACTGGATCAGCCTTCTTTTCTGGCTGGACCAGAGGTATTTACAAAGCTTACCATCCAAAGTCTGGACTCGTTGTCGGGGCGTTATCAGGCCTTACATATTTATCAGCAATTGCTCGCGTTTCACCTGGTCGATGCCAATCCGAATGCGCTGGCCGATGCCGATGTTCTGCGGCTGGCCTTTGTGCATCGCTATAGTGTTGTGCCTGAGCGAGATTCGCTCTATCGGCAAACGCTCGAAAAGCAGATAGCCCGGTATAAAAACAGTGCTGCCGAAGCTGTATATGCCTATCAGTTCGCAGAATTTCTGGCGAATCATGGGGTTGTCAATCCGTTGTATGAGGGCGGTGGGTTGGGCGATAAGCCAGTGCAACCTAATAAATGGAATGCCAAACAAGCTGCCGACATCTGTCGGGATATTCGTAAACGTTTTCCACAAACACGAGCCGCTAAACAGGCCGATCAATTGCTGAGTCGGTTGGTCAGCTCCAACTATTCGGTACAGGTAGAGCAGGTAAATGTTCCGAATCAGCCGTTTCGGGCGCTCGTCAATTATCAGAATGTCAATAAACTTCTGTATCGGATTATCCGGTTGTCGGTGTCGGAGTTGCAGAATTATCGGGACTTGTATCGAAACGACGATCAACTGAAGAAACTCTATACGGCCTGGCAAAAACGTCCCGTTGTCACTGAATATACGATCAGCCTGCCCGACGATGGCGACCTAAACAGCCATGCCATCGAAATGCCAATTATGGGCTTGCCGACGGGGCATTATATGCTACTGGCAACCAACGATAGTAAGTTTCAGGACAAAATCGAGTCAGTTCAGTATGCTGCTTTCTCGGTCTCAACGCTTGGCTATATCGCTCAGCCCGTTAATGAGGAAAAACGGCTTCAGAAGATAGTTGTCACCAATCGACTGACCGGGCAGCCACTAGCTGATGTACAGGTAAGCGTTGTCGGAGAGAATTCGCCTGCCCCCATTCCAGGGCGTCATCCGTCAAAAACGAATGCCAATGGTTGGGTGGAAATGGTGCCAGGCGCTCAATCTCAGCAGAATAACTTTTATTACCTGATCGCATCGGGCAACGACACACTGCTATCGGAGCGGCAATATTATTATCGATATGCGTATGAGCGAAACGAGCCGAAAGCCCAAACCTATACGCAATTCTTTACCGATCGGGCCATCTACCGACCGGGCCAGCCCATTTATGTAAAAGGGCTCTTGTATGAAGGAAAGAGCAATCTGTTTGATGTTGTTTCTGGTACTGATATTGCCGTAGAGTTTCGCGACCAGAATGGAGAGCGGATTGCCATGCAAACGCTGCGTACCAATGAGTTCGGCACGTTTAGCGCCAGCTTTACAGCACCTGTGGGACGGTTGACGGGTATGATGACGATACAGACATTGACCGGCTCGACTACTATTCGGGTAGAAGAATACAAGCGCCCAAGCTTCGAGGTGAAAATTAAGCCCATTACGCAGTCGTTCAAACTGGGCCAGACGGTAACTCTCTCGGCTGAAACCAAAACCTTTTCGGGGGCTGTTGTCGATGGAGCCGCAATACGCTATCGGGTGGTGCGTAAACTTCGTCCCCGCTGGGAGTGGTGGTATATGGCCCGGAACCTGAATCAAACCGAAATAGCGAATGGGTCGGCTCAAACCGATAATAAGGGTAACGTCACGATTACATTTCCGGCTACACCCGACCGGGAGCAGGCTCGGTCCACGAACCCCGTTTTTGATTTCGACGTAACCATCGACGTAACCGACCAGGCTGGCGAAACACGAACGGCTACTGAAACGCTTCACATCGGTTACTCAGCCTTACGGGCCGAATTGCGGATTCCAGCGCAGGTAGAGATCGAAAACGCAGCCCCATTTCCGCTACGGGTAACCAATCAGTCGGATCAGCCGGTTTCCGCAAAAGGCCAGCTTACGATTTATCGATTGCAACCACCTTCGCGCCTGTTGCGGAATCGGCTATGGAATCGCCCCGACCGGCAGTTGCTGAGTAAAGCCGAATTCGAAAAACTCTTCCCGAACGATCTGTTTGCCAATGAGGCCGATCCACGCACCTGGCCGAAAGGCGAAGTCGTTCAGCAACAGTTAATCACCGCTCCGGCCGATTCGCTCATTAAACCTGCCCTAAATCGGTATACGCCCGGTGAATACGTTGCTGAACTAAAACTGACCGATTCGGCCGGAGAGGTTAGTCAGGAGCAAGTCTTTTTTGCGGTTGTAAACGACAGACAGCCCGTAGCTTCAGCCCGTATCGACGATTGGGTACAGGTTCGGAAGGCAACGGCTGAACCCGGTGGCGAAGCGGTTTTCTGGATCGGGAATAGCCAGCCGGGCTGGATTTTATTAACGGTAGAAGAAAATCATCAGATTGTCCGTGAGGAATGGATCAAAACCGATGGCCGCCCCCGGCGTATTAGTTTACCCGTTACTGAGCAGCAGCGTGGCGGGTTTGCCGTTCATTTTGCCATGGTTCAGACCGGCAGGCTTTACCAGAAAACGCAACTCATAACTGTTCCGTTTACTAATAAACAACTTATCATCGAAACCCAGACGTTCCGAAACAAACTCAAGCCGGGCGAACGAGAAGAATGGACGTTGAAGGTAGGTGGGCTGGATAAGCTACCTGCCGAAGTAGTAGCTACGTTGTACGATGCTTCATTAGACGCTTTTGCTCCGCTCAACTGGCCAACGGTACTCTATCAGGTGTATAGCCCTATTTTTTCAGACTGGCAGTCGGGTGGTTTTGGCGTTCAGTCTAGCCGGAACCTAATCTATCGGTATCGTCCTGACATAGCCGTTCCGACACTGCGGTATGATCAGTTGCTGTGGCTGGCCCAGAATAATGTGATACGTATACGAGGGTATGCGCCCGGAAAGCCTATGATGGCCATGGCTAAGCGAGCTAACGCTATGGAACAGGATGCAGCAGGTGGAAGGGTAGAAGCAAAACTAGAAGAATTACATGAAGCTGTGGCGGCTGAACCTGGCCCGAATTATAAGGCCGATTCGCCAGCTAAACAACTTGAACTCATCAATCCGCGCCGGAACTTCAACGAAACAGCGTTCTTTTTCCCGCAACTCAAAACGGACGAGCAGGGGCGAGTTGTCTTGAAATTTACGATGCCCGAAGCCCTTACGCGCTGGCGGTTGCTGGCCTTTGCTCATACCAAAGACCTGAAAACGGGAACGCTGGAACGT
This window of the Spirosoma aerolatum genome carries:
- a CDS encoding peptidylprolyl isomerase, giving the protein MAPLLLLLTYLVSFSGPPIKEKTYPVGQIKTNMGEILFWLYDETPNHKASFIKLANQNYWDTLTFNRVINNFVAQGGCPDTPAGFADSPYLLKPEFRPAIRHIYGAVGAGRDNNPEKLSAGCQFYIVQNKKGEHRLDDKFTVFGQVFKGMDVVDAIVAVKTDSTDTPLSPIKLDVNVLNLTSSQLKKLGYEVK
- a CDS encoding alpha-2-macroglobulin family protein: MHAYLSVFYILIAMAATAQNRLPDYTRDWKRADSLASKGLPKSALEIANRIYKEAKAQKNYQQVVKASIARTVFRSFSDEDAYKEIIHALESDIADVPEPGKSVLQSVRAGIYWQYFQQNRYKFYNRTTVNTGNSSSTSSGANDDFTSWDARQLVDVITKAYLASVQPHELLQKTPITAYEALLEKGDADARPLRPTLYDLLAHRALEFFQNTEPDLLKPVFRFELDQPSFLAGPEVFTKLTIQSLDSLSGRYQALHIYQQLLAFHLVDANPNALADADVLRLAFVHRYSVVPERDSLYRQTLEKQIARYKNSAAEAVYAYQFAEFLANHGVVNPLYEGGGLGDKPVQPNKWNAKQAADICRDIRKRFPQTRAAKQADQLLSRLVSSNYSVQVEQVNVPNQPFRALVNYQNVNKLLYRIIRLSVSELQNYRDLYRNDDQLKKLYTAWQKRPVVTEYTISLPDDGDLNSHAIEMPIMGLPTGHYMLLATNDSKFQDKIESVQYAAFSVSTLGYIAQPVNEEKRLQKIVVTNRLTGQPLADVQVSVVGENSPAPIPGRHPSKTNANGWVEMVPGAQSQQNNFYYLIASGNDTLLSERQYYYRYAYERNEPKAQTYTQFFTDRAIYRPGQPIYVKGLLYEGKSNLFDVVSGTDIAVEFRDQNGERIAMQTLRTNEFGTFSASFTAPVGRLTGMMTIQTLTGSTTIRVEEYKRPSFEVKIKPITQSFKLGQTVTLSAETKTFSGAVVDGAAIRYRVVRKLRPRWEWWYMARNLNQTEIANGSAQTDNKGNVTITFPATPDREQARSTNPVFDFDVTIDVTDQAGETRTATETLHIGYSALRAELRIPAQVEIENAAPFPLRVTNQSDQPVSAKGQLTIYRLQPPSRLLRNRLWNRPDRQLLSKAEFEKLFPNDLFANEADPRTWPKGEVVQQQLITAPADSLIKPALNRYTPGEYVAELKLTDSAGEVSQEQVFFAVVNDRQPVASARIDDWVQVRKATAEPGGEAVFWIGNSQPGWILLTVEENHQIVREEWIKTDGRPRRISLPVTEQQRGGFAVHFAMVQTGRLYQKTQLITVPFTNKQLIIETQTFRNKLKPGEREEWTLKVGGLDKLPAEVVATLYDASLDAFAPLNWPTVLYQVYSPIFSDWQSGGFGVQSSRNLIYRYRPDIAVPTLRYDQLLWLAQNNVIRIRGYAPGKPMMAMAKRANAMEQDAAGGRVEAKLEELHEAVAAEPGPNYKADSPAKQLELINPRRNFNETAFFFPQLKTDEQGRVVLKFTMPEALTRWRLLAFAHTKDLKTGTLEREIITQKELMITANSPRFLREGDTIQVRARLTNLSDRPLSDVKANLLLTNALTGESLPVPQRIAGEQVAMIVPGLSTSVGWTIIVPKGLEAVTCRLTAQSGTFTDGEEFTVPVLPNRMLVTDSQPYWVNGKGAKAFKLKPLTNLNPEIPVQHERLTVEVTSNPSWYALQSLPYLMEYQYECAEQLFSRLYANSLAAHIVGSKPVFRQVIAEWQKNPPKSPLETNEELKAVALENSPWLVSARSETERQAKLGQLLDANRMESEQRLAFDKLQQLQTDNGGLRWFGGMEPNLSITLHILGGFGHLQKLGVKFPDDVQAKRVDMQARAIQYVDAELKKWVDEQQKADSKKGTKVVGNGYFSATQYLYARSFYLDKPVDKAVLAYLKRQITEQWQKQSLQGQALSAMALSRYGDTKTANGILASLRERTRKSEELGMYWPDNTSGLYWYQTPIETQAYLIEAFGEINPNQAEIDDMKRWLLRQKQTQSWESTKATTEAIYALLLRGSDWLGTGVSTQVSLGGQPIESRVTKADAITGYEKVTYTASEIKPEMGAIQVTKTTDGIAWGALYWQHFEPLDRLMPGSAGLSIQKTLYVQRDSPNGPQITTVTEKTALKPGDLIKVRLVLKTDRAMEYVHLKDSRASGFEPVAALSGYKYQNGLGYYESPRDASTDFFMSYLPIGTHVFEYDLRVAQLGDFSAGVATVQCFYAPEFSAHSAGERVRVN